From a region of the Agromyces ramosus genome:
- a CDS encoding acyltransferase family protein: protein MTDTLAPRAAGAAPARRAASDHGASAQHGASARDVSIDAIRVVLLVAVFVLHAMMVGVSLGADGPVLENALEDQAWFGPVSWVVQIMPLFFIAGGFSSFHHWRAMRARGAGPTDYVRARLERLVRPAVALVVVVAGGLVALSLAGLPPEQVATAGFRIGQPLWFLGVYLATSALVPLMMRAHERARVLTPVTLLAAVVTVDVVRFSTVIDGIGFLNLLLVWLLVQQLGFHLADGGVDRLARRTLWGIAGGSLAFLAVLTTAGPYPVDMLVNLNPPTVCLVVLGIAQLALFQLARPAIRAWVERADASRLISAIGARAMTVYLWHLPVLILLAGLSLAANATFGLPLPEPLSLEWWASRPLWLVVAAAAVVPVTLAFARFERGGGAGASIAAPAARSTAIDAVCGVAGVAALLVFGFAPLPAVIALLLLVVSLRGSATPLRGIRGIRQLRPSQPAQPSTRQ, encoded by the coding sequence ATGACCGACACGCTCGCACCTCGCGCCGCCGGCGCCGCTCCCGCTCGCCGCGCGGCATCCGACCACGGGGCATCCGCTCAGCACGGCGCATCCGCTCGCGATGTCAGCATCGACGCGATCCGCGTGGTGCTCCTCGTCGCAGTGTTCGTGCTGCACGCGATGATGGTCGGCGTCAGCCTCGGCGCCGACGGACCGGTGCTCGAGAACGCACTCGAGGACCAGGCCTGGTTCGGGCCGGTCAGCTGGGTCGTGCAGATCATGCCGCTGTTCTTCATCGCGGGCGGGTTCTCGAGCTTCCACCACTGGCGGGCGATGCGCGCCCGGGGCGCCGGCCCGACCGACTACGTGCGCGCACGCCTCGAGCGGCTCGTACGTCCGGCCGTCGCGCTCGTGGTCGTCGTGGCCGGTGGGCTCGTGGCGCTGTCGCTCGCGGGGCTGCCGCCCGAGCAGGTGGCGACCGCCGGATTCCGCATCGGGCAGCCGCTCTGGTTCCTCGGCGTGTACCTCGCCACCTCGGCACTCGTGCCGCTGATGATGCGGGCGCACGAACGGGCCCGCGTCCTCACGCCGGTCACCCTGCTCGCGGCAGTCGTCACCGTCGACGTCGTGCGCTTCTCGACGGTCATCGACGGCATCGGATTCCTCAACCTCCTGCTCGTCTGGCTCCTCGTGCAGCAGCTCGGCTTCCACCTCGCCGACGGCGGGGTCGACCGGCTCGCACGTCGCACGCTGTGGGGCATCGCCGGCGGGTCGCTCGCGTTCCTCGCCGTGCTCACGACCGCCGGGCCGTATCCGGTCGACATGCTCGTGAACCTCAACCCGCCGACCGTCTGCCTCGTCGTGCTCGGCATCGCGCAGCTCGCGCTGTTCCAGCTGGCACGTCCCGCGATCCGTGCGTGGGTCGAGCGAGCGGATGCCTCGCGGCTCATCTCTGCCATCGGCGCACGCGCCATGACGGTGTACCTCTGGCACCTGCCGGTGCTCATCCTGCTCGCGGGTCTCAGCCTCGCCGCGAACGCGACCTTCGGCCTGCCGCTGCCCGAGCCGTTGAGCCTCGAGTGGTGGGCGAGCCGGCCGCTCTGGCTTGTCGTCGCGGCGGCGGCCGTCGTGCCGGTCACGCTCGCGTTCGCGCGGTTCGAGCGCGGCGGCGGTGCGGGCGCCTCGATCGCCGCGCCGGCTGCCCGCTCCACCGCGATCGACGCGGTGTGCGGGGTCGCCGGGGTGGCCGCGCTGCTCGTGTTCGGCTTCGCGCCGCTGCCGGCCGTGATCGCGCTGCTGCTCCTCGTGGTGTCGCTTCGCGGAAGCGCAACGCCGCTGCGGGGCATCCGCGGCATCCGCCAACTCCGCCCCAGCCAGCCCGCCCAGCCCTCTACTAGGCAGTAG
- a CDS encoding ABC transporter permease, translating to MSRLIRGEFTKLFATRLPLWSLILAACCGGGLTGLLALVGPENATPPLPGLDTAEGVGIVVGMSGLLLFVPALIGTIAVTGEYRHHTIGTTFLAVPRRGRVLAAKLLVFGALGVAYGLVASLFAGVAVVAGAALQGVELGVPVAALVALLARLSLAAAVYMILGVAIGALARHQLLAVGIVLGYFYFLEHVLMIIPGVNVIHPFLPGGATAALTDFTFLSDAIAEQLPIAASGTTSPAIGALVLLAYAAIASCVAIAVPLRRDLR from the coding sequence ATGAGCCGGCTGATCCGAGGCGAGTTCACCAAGCTCTTCGCCACCCGCCTCCCCCTGTGGTCGCTCATCCTCGCGGCATGCTGCGGCGGCGGCCTCACCGGCCTGCTCGCGCTGGTCGGCCCCGAGAACGCGACGCCGCCGCTGCCGGGGCTCGACACCGCCGAGGGCGTCGGCATCGTCGTGGGGATGAGCGGCCTGCTGCTCTTCGTGCCGGCCCTCATCGGCACCATCGCCGTCACCGGCGAGTACCGGCACCACACGATCGGCACCACGTTCCTCGCCGTGCCGCGACGGGGCCGCGTCCTCGCGGCGAAGCTGCTCGTGTTCGGCGCGCTCGGGGTCGCCTACGGACTCGTCGCGTCGCTGTTCGCCGGCGTCGCGGTGGTGGCCGGGGCAGCGTTGCAGGGCGTCGAGCTCGGAGTTCCGGTCGCGGCGCTCGTCGCGCTGCTTGCGCGGCTCTCGCTCGCGGCCGCCGTGTACATGATCCTGGGCGTGGCGATCGGCGCACTCGCCCGCCACCAGCTGCTCGCGGTCGGCATCGTGCTGGGGTACTTCTACTTCCTCGAGCACGTGCTCATGATCATCCCCGGCGTGAACGTGATCCACCCCTTCCTCCCCGGCGGGGCGACGGCGGCGTTGACCGACTTCACGTTCCTCAGCGACGCGATCGCCGAGCAGTTGCCCATCGCGGCCTCGGGCACGACCTCGCCGGCGATCGGTGCGCTCGTGCTGCTGGCCTACGCGGCCATCGCGTCGTGCGTGGCGATCGCGGTGCCGTTGCGGCGCGACCTGCGCTGA
- a CDS encoding ABC transporter ATP-binding protein, giving the protein MRNGTAIEVTGLAKCFGGVDAVRDVGFVARPGRVTGFLGPNGAGKSTTLRMLLGLTRSDAGAALIGGIRYRDLADPTGTVGAVLDIAAAHPTMTARGHLRSCCALGGHRTERVARVAELTGISEYLDRRVGTFSTGMRQRLSLATALLGDPAVLVLDEPSNGLDPAGIVWLRTFLREFASGGRTVLLSSHLLTELQHGVDDLVLIDRGRVTWAGSLAELTERGMSLEQAFLELTSAAASDIEGARA; this is encoded by the coding sequence ATGAGAAACGGCACCGCAATCGAGGTCACCGGCCTCGCCAAATGCTTCGGCGGCGTCGACGCCGTCCGCGACGTCGGCTTCGTCGCGCGCCCGGGCCGGGTGACCGGATTCCTCGGCCCGAACGGCGCGGGCAAGTCCACGACGCTCCGGATGCTCCTGGGCCTCACTCGATCCGACGCGGGTGCCGCGCTCATCGGCGGCATCCGCTACCGAGACCTCGCAGACCCCACCGGCACCGTCGGCGCGGTGCTCGACATCGCCGCGGCGCACCCCACGATGACGGCGCGCGGGCACCTGCGGAGCTGCTGCGCGCTCGGCGGTCATCGCACGGAGCGTGTGGCGCGGGTCGCCGAGCTCACCGGCATCTCGGAATACCTCGACCGCCGCGTCGGCACGTTCTCCACTGGAATGCGCCAGCGCCTCTCGCTCGCGACGGCACTGCTCGGCGACCCGGCCGTGCTCGTGCTCGACGAACCCTCGAACGGACTCGATCCGGCCGGCATCGTGTGGCTGCGCACCTTCCTCCGCGAGTTCGCGTCGGGCGGTCGCACCGTGCTGCTCTCGAGCCACCTGCTCACCGAGCTCCAACACGGCGTCGACGACCTCGTGCTCATCGACCGAGGGCGAGTCACGTGGGCGGGCTCGCTCGCCGAGCTCACCGAGCGGGGCATGAGCCTCGAGCAGGCCTTCCTCGAGCTCACGTCTGCTGCAGCATCCGACATCGAAGGAGCCCGCGCATGA
- a CDS encoding helix-turn-helix domain-containing protein yields the protein MRKPSPIADVVMHPVRLRIIQHLGTRQVTTADLRAALPDIPQATLYRHVAALVDADILTIVEERRVRGAVERTFALGNRMAHVDHDELRDMGARELQQAFLTFLAHLGETFDRASAAGDPGFRDFLGFGEVQLHVTTDDLAVIQAGLGELLAPYLADDGGDRRTVTLATALIPGDRAARG from the coding sequence ATGCGCAAACCGTCGCCGATCGCCGACGTCGTCATGCACCCGGTGCGGTTGCGCATCATCCAGCACCTCGGCACGCGCCAGGTCACGACCGCCGACCTTCGTGCCGCCCTGCCCGACATCCCGCAGGCCACGCTCTATCGCCACGTCGCCGCGCTCGTCGACGCCGACATCCTCACCATCGTCGAAGAGCGCCGCGTGCGCGGTGCGGTCGAGCGCACGTTCGCCCTCGGCAACCGCATGGCCCACGTCGACCACGACGAGCTGCGCGACATGGGAGCCCGAGAACTGCAGCAGGCGTTCCTCACCTTTCTCGCGCACCTCGGCGAGACCTTCGACCGCGCGAGCGCCGCCGGCGACCCTGGATTCCGCGACTTCCTCGGCTTCGGCGAGGTGCAGTTGCACGTCACGACCGACGACCTCGCGGTGATCCAGGCCGGCCTCGGCGAGCTGCTCGCGCCGTACCTCGCCGACGACGGCGGCGATCGTCGCACGGTGACGCTCGCGACCGCGCTCATTCCCGGCGACCGCGCCGCTCGAGGCTGA
- a CDS encoding DUF4383 domain-containing protein produces the protein MRHSPNRIVATVFGAVYVLVGLLGFAVTGGVGFIATEGGLLLGVFEVNPLHNVAHILIGAALLLGGFASVAAAKAVNATVGAAYLLLGIVGFFLAGTAANILALNTADHFLHLASAIVLLGVALGFERAGRLATA, from the coding sequence ATGCGTCATTCCCCGAACCGCATCGTCGCAACCGTCTTCGGCGCGGTCTACGTACTCGTCGGGCTGCTCGGATTCGCCGTCACCGGCGGCGTCGGCTTCATCGCCACCGAGGGCGGACTGCTCCTCGGCGTCTTCGAGGTGAATCCGCTGCACAACGTGGCCCACATCCTCATCGGCGCGGCCCTGCTCCTCGGGGGCTTCGCGTCCGTCGCCGCAGCGAAGGCCGTGAATGCCACGGTCGGCGCCGCCTACCTGTTGCTCGGCATCGTGGGGTTCTTCCTCGCGGGTACCGCCGCGAACATCCTCGCGCTGAACACCGCCGACCACTTCCTGCACCTCGCGAGCGCGATCGTGCTGCTCGGAGTGGCGCTCGGCTTCGAGCGCGCCGGACGCCTGGCGACGGCGTAG
- a CDS encoding CsbD family protein: protein MGVGDKMENAAEEFGGKAKEATGKMTNDDEKVAEGKADQAKANVKQAGENVKDAFKE from the coding sequence ATGGGCGTCGGAGACAAGATGGAGAACGCTGCCGAGGAATTCGGCGGCAAGGCCAAGGAGGCCACCGGCAAGATGACCAACGACGACGAGAAGGTCGCCGAGGGCAAAGCCGACCAGGCCAAGGCCAACGTGAAGCAGGCGGGCGAGAACGTGAAGGACGCATTCAAGGAGTGA
- a CDS encoding antibiotic biosynthesis monooxygenase — MAGEPITVSIRREVDPAHISEATAWVQTGVNLAHKYPGFLGSGWVRAGEASQVWHMLYRFANEETLSAWEQSPERSWWLSMGQGFVKSERSKRRTGIEGWFDEPATGSIPVSDAAAPDVDLPPAPPRWKQAVAIWLGFFPVNVLFSYLVSPVPGWGELPLWTRVLATTLVLTPIMAYWVLPLVTRMLRRWLAPKR, encoded by the coding sequence ATGGCTGGCGAACCGATCACCGTCTCGATCCGGCGCGAGGTCGACCCCGCGCACATCTCAGAGGCGACGGCGTGGGTGCAGACCGGCGTGAACCTCGCGCACAAGTACCCCGGCTTCCTCGGTTCCGGCTGGGTGCGGGCGGGAGAGGCATCCCAGGTCTGGCACATGCTCTATCGCTTCGCGAACGAGGAGACGCTCTCGGCCTGGGAGCAGTCGCCCGAACGCAGCTGGTGGCTCTCGATGGGCCAGGGCTTCGTGAAGTCCGAGCGAAGCAAGCGCCGCACCGGCATCGAGGGCTGGTTCGACGAGCCGGCGACCGGGTCGATTCCGGTGTCGGATGCCGCGGCCCCCGACGTCGACCTGCCGCCCGCGCCGCCGCGCTGGAAGCAGGCGGTCGCGATCTGGCTCGGATTCTTCCCGGTGAACGTGCTCTTCTCCTACCTGGTGTCGCCGGTGCCGGGCTGGGGCGAGCTGCCGCTCTGGACGCGCGTGCTCGCCACGACCCTGGTGCTGACGCCGATCATGGCGTACTGGGTGCTGCCGTTGGTGACGCGGATGCTCCGGCGGTGGCTCGCGCCGAAGCGCTGA
- a CDS encoding IclR family transcriptional regulator — translation MPAADQTLAILSHLAAQRGPVPAATIAHALGVPRSTVYHLLAVMQERGFVVHLPEERRYGLGVAAFELSSGFSRQQPLARLGRPLVASLVDRLGESGHLAVLHGRDVLYLVEERAPRRPSLVTDVGVRLPAHLTATGRAMLAELPPAQLRALYPDRAAFAWRHPSPDTDAAEWSYGRLKRVLAEAREHGWAGEHGEVTPGLASVGVAVVDHLGWPAAAIAITYPDDAEPALRDRVVPAVHEAAATLSRRIGGTR, via the coding sequence GTGCCGGCCGCCGACCAGACCCTCGCGATCCTCTCGCACCTGGCGGCACAGCGCGGCCCCGTGCCGGCGGCGACGATCGCCCATGCTCTCGGCGTTCCCCGCTCCACGGTGTACCACCTGCTCGCGGTCATGCAGGAGCGCGGATTCGTGGTGCACCTGCCCGAAGAGCGCCGTTACGGCCTCGGCGTCGCCGCGTTCGAGCTCTCGAGCGGATTCTCGCGGCAGCAGCCGCTCGCGCGCCTCGGGCGTCCGCTCGTCGCGAGTCTCGTCGACCGACTCGGTGAGAGCGGCCACCTTGCGGTGCTGCACGGGCGCGACGTGCTCTACCTCGTCGAGGAGCGCGCTCCTCGACGCCCGTCGCTCGTGACCGATGTCGGCGTGCGCCTTCCCGCCCACCTCACGGCGACGGGCCGCGCGATGCTCGCCGAGCTGCCGCCCGCGCAACTGCGCGCCCTCTACCCCGACCGTGCGGCGTTCGCGTGGCGGCATCCGTCACCCGACACGGATGCCGCGGAGTGGAGCTACGGCCGGCTGAAGCGCGTGCTCGCCGAGGCGCGGGAGCACGGCTGGGCAGGCGAGCACGGCGAGGTGACGCCCGGACTCGCCTCGGTCGGAGTCGCGGTCGTCGACCACCTGGGCTGGCCGGCCGCGGCGATCGCGATCACGTATCCGGATGACGCTGAGCCCGCGTTGCGCGATCGGGTCGTGCCGGCCGTGCACGAGGCGGCGGCGACACTCTCCCGCCGCATCGGCGGCACGCGCTGA
- the hutH gene encoding histidine ammonia-lyase, which yields MSTIAPATAHAAAASVTVGTGPVSIDDVVAVARHDATVALDPSALEGVAASRAIIEGLAADPEPHYGISTGFGALATTFIADDRRAQLQASLVRSHAAGSGAEVEREVVRALMLLRLSTLMTGRTGVRRETAETYAAILNAGITPVVREYGSLGCSGDLAPLAHCALVAMGEGEVRTADGVPTDAASALAAAGITPLRLGEKEGLALINGTDGMLGMLALAIDDLRMLLTTADIAAAMSIEGLMGTDAVFAADLHALRPQRGQAASAANLRRLLAGSPIVASHKGPECTRVQDAYSLRCAPQVHGAARDTLAHAASVAEAELASAVDNPVLTLDGRVESNGNFHGAPVGYVLDFLAIAVADVASMSERRTDRFLDRGRNQGLPPFLAHEVGVDSGLMIAQYTAAGIVSELKRLAVPASVDSIPSSAMQEDHVSMGWAAARKLRRSIDGLTRVLAIEVMTAARGLALRAPLEPGAATGDVVSLVAEVGAVPGPDRFLSPEIEAVTGLVGSGAVVAQAAAAAGALD from the coding sequence ATGAGCACCATCGCGCCCGCAACAGCACACGCCGCCGCGGCATCCGTCACCGTCGGCACCGGTCCCGTCAGCATCGACGACGTGGTGGCGGTGGCCCGGCACGACGCAACCGTCGCCCTCGACCCCTCTGCCCTCGAGGGCGTCGCCGCGAGCCGCGCGATCATCGAGGGACTCGCCGCCGACCCCGAGCCGCACTACGGCATCTCGACCGGCTTCGGCGCGCTCGCGACCACGTTCATCGCCGACGATCGCCGCGCCCAGCTGCAGGCGAGCCTCGTGCGCTCGCACGCTGCCGGCTCGGGCGCAGAGGTCGAGCGCGAGGTCGTGCGCGCCCTCATGCTGCTTCGCCTCTCGACGCTCATGACCGGCCGCACGGGCGTGCGGCGCGAGACCGCCGAGACCTACGCGGCGATCCTCAACGCGGGCATCACGCCCGTGGTGCGCGAGTACGGGTCACTCGGCTGCTCGGGCGACCTCGCCCCGCTCGCGCACTGCGCGCTCGTCGCCATGGGCGAGGGCGAGGTGCGAACCGCCGACGGTGTGCCGACGGATGCCGCGAGCGCCCTCGCCGCCGCCGGCATCACGCCGCTCCGCCTGGGCGAGAAGGAGGGCCTCGCCCTCATCAACGGCACCGACGGCATGCTCGGCATGCTCGCCCTCGCGATCGACGACCTCCGGATGCTCCTGACGACCGCCGACATCGCCGCCGCCATGAGCATCGAGGGGCTCATGGGCACCGACGCGGTCTTCGCCGCCGACCTGCACGCCCTTCGCCCGCAACGCGGGCAGGCGGCATCCGCGGCGAACCTGCGACGCCTGCTCGCCGGCTCACCGATCGTCGCGAGCCACAAGGGTCCCGAGTGCACGCGCGTGCAGGACGCGTACTCGCTGCGCTGCGCCCCGCAGGTGCACGGCGCGGCCCGCGACACCCTCGCGCACGCGGCCTCCGTCGCCGAGGCCGAGCTCGCGAGCGCGGTCGACAACCCGGTGCTGACCCTCGACGGGCGCGTCGAGTCGAACGGCAACTTCCACGGGGCGCCCGTCGGGTACGTGCTCGACTTCCTGGCCATCGCGGTGGCGGACGTCGCGTCGATGAGCGAGCGGCGCACCGACCGCTTCCTCGACCGCGGCCGAAACCAGGGCCTGCCACCGTTCCTCGCCCACGAAGTGGGCGTCGACTCGGGACTCATGATCGCGCAGTACACCGCCGCGGGAATCGTGTCCGAGTTGAAGCGACTCGCGGTGCCGGCATCCGTCGACTCCATCCCCTCGTCGGCCATGCAGGAGGACCACGTGTCGATGGGGTGGGCCGCCGCGCGCAAGCTGCGCCGGTCGATCGACGGGCTCACCCGGGTGCTCGCGATCGAGGTCATGACGGCGGCGCGGGGCCTCGCGCTCCGGGCGCCCCTCGAGCCCGGCGCAGCGACCGGCGACGTCGTGTCACTCGTGGCCGAGGTCGGCGCGGTGCCCGGGCCCGACCGCTTCCTGTCGCCCGAGATCGAGGCGGTCACTGGCCTCGTGGGCTCCGGCGCCGTCGTGGCGCAGGCGGCTGCGGCGGCCGGTGCGCTCGACTGA
- a CDS encoding M23 family metallopeptidase, whose amino-acid sequence MSPKRNFYGQADPFRARRARPSGLSLAAAASVIILGLSGVSLAQADELAPVATDAPADSFATQTAEPGDTGGEGDTGGEGDTGTGTGTGESDTGGDDTGEGDTGGDTGEGDGTGEGDTGEGGDGGTGGETPTPTPTPTPTPTPTPTPTPTPTPTPTPTPTPSPTTETTAPPPAAPNGVSSTGKQITLIGDGPVARFASTSNPQVSALLGARTAVARALTALRAAEAELEAARSTREVARSLATRLQTLADDARTDADAAARVFFAASQGDGATASSMDAVFGAGSDLLAGLGGVARVSQIAGDAEALEKVAAKRAAEADAAAERAAAAWEAVDAVPVEDREADVDRAERALSAAREEQSGLQTRVAAASVELVESLPHDAGQLSEQGWASPVTGRLTDGYGPRPNKPVAGVNEFHRGTDVAASCRAPVYAATAGIVRTAGPNGSYGNWILIEHGAGVSTGYAHLIDGGVLVAPGESVAAGQLIGAVGSTGASTGCHLHLEVRLDGVAVDAIPFMAARGISIG is encoded by the coding sequence ATGTCGCCGAAACGCAACTTCTACGGCCAGGCCGACCCCTTCCGGGCGCGCCGCGCCCGGCCGAGTGGGTTGAGCCTTGCGGCCGCTGCGTCGGTGATCATCCTCGGACTCTCCGGCGTGAGCCTCGCGCAGGCCGATGAACTCGCGCCAGTGGCGACGGATGCCCCGGCCGATTCGTTTGCGACGCAGACGGCCGAGCCCGGCGACACCGGCGGCGAAGGCGACACCGGCGGCGAAGGCGACACCGGCACCGGCACCGGCACCGGCGAAAGCGACACCGGCGGCGACGACACCGGCGAGGGGGACACCGGCGGCGACACCGGCGAAGGCGACGGCACCGGCGAGGGCGACACCGGCGAAGGCGGAGACGGGGGCACCGGCGGCGAGACTCCGACGCCAACGCCCACCCCAACGCCGACGCCAACGCCCACCCCAACGCCCACGCCCACCCCAACGCCGACGCCAACGCCCACTCCCACGCCCTCACCCACCACCGAGACGACCGCTCCTCCCCCGGCCGCACCCAATGGCGTCTCGTCGACCGGCAAGCAGATCACGCTCATCGGCGACGGACCGGTCGCCCGCTTCGCGTCCACGTCCAATCCGCAGGTGAGCGCACTCCTCGGCGCGCGCACCGCCGTCGCCCGCGCGCTCACCGCACTCCGCGCCGCTGAGGCCGAACTCGAGGCCGCGCGCTCGACCCGCGAGGTCGCCCGGTCCCTCGCGACGCGGCTGCAGACGCTCGCCGACGACGCACGCACCGACGCCGACGCCGCGGCCCGAGTCTTCTTCGCCGCGTCGCAGGGCGACGGCGCCACGGCCTCCTCGATGGACGCCGTCTTCGGCGCCGGCAGCGACCTCCTCGCCGGGCTCGGCGGAGTCGCCCGCGTCTCCCAGATCGCCGGCGACGCCGAAGCACTCGAGAAGGTCGCCGCGAAGCGCGCAGCCGAAGCCGACGCCGCAGCGGAGCGCGCAGCGGCCGCCTGGGAGGCGGTCGATGCCGTACCCGTCGAAGACCGTGAAGCCGACGTCGACCGTGCCGAGCGCGCGCTGTCCGCCGCCCGTGAGGAGCAGTCCGGACTGCAGACCAGGGTCGCTGCGGCGAGCGTCGAGCTCGTCGAGTCGCTCCCGCACGACGCCGGCCAGCTCAGCGAGCAGGGCTGGGCGTCTCCCGTCACCGGCCGCCTCACCGACGGCTACGGCCCGCGCCCGAACAAGCCGGTCGCCGGGGTCAACGAATTCCACCGCGGCACGGATGTCGCCGCCAGCTGTCGCGCACCGGTGTATGCCGCCACGGCCGGCATCGTGCGCACGGCCGGGCCGAACGGCAGCTACGGCAACTGGATCCTGATCGAGCACGGCGCTGGCGTGTCGACCGGTTACGCGCACCTCATCGACGGCGGCGTGCTCGTCGCTCCAGGTGAGTCCGTCGCAGCCGGGCAGCTGATCGGCGCTGTGGGCAGCACCGGCGCCTCGACCGGCTGCCACCTGCACCTCGAAGTGCGCCTCGACGGCGTTGCGGTCGACGCGATCCCGTTCATGGCGGCGCGCGGCATCTCCATCGGCTGA
- the hutU gene encoding urocanate hydratase — protein MTDAPTTRRTVRAARGTELTAKSWQTEAPLRMLMNNLDPEVAERPEDLIVYGGTGKAARNWESFDAIVRTLEGLEADETLLVQSGKPVGVFRTHEWAPRVLIANSNLVGDWATWPEFRRLEQLGLTMYGQMTAGSWIYIGTQGILQGTYETFGAIARASFDGTLAGTLTLTGGCGGMGGAQPLAVTMNEGVVLIVDVDETRLARRVEHGYLDEYTADLDDAVERVLAAKAARTPLSVGLVGNAATVFPELLARGVAIDIVTDQTSAHDPLSYLPEGVSLDEWHELAASDPERFTERARASMAKQVEAMVGFKDAGAEVFDYGNSIRREAQLGGYDRAFEFPGFVPAYIRPLFAEGKGPFRWAALSGDPADIAATDRAILELFPDDEHLRRWITKAGEKVHFEGLPARICWLGYQERHLAGLKFNEMVASGELSAPVVIGRDHLDSGSVASPYRETEAMADGSDAIADWPLLNALLNTASGATWVSIHHGGGVGIGRSIHAGQVIVADGTPLAAEKIARVLVNDPGTGVMRHVDAGYDRAVEVARERGLRVPMLEA, from the coding sequence ATGACCGACGCACCCACCACCCGGCGCACCGTGCGCGCCGCCCGCGGCACCGAGCTCACCGCCAAGAGCTGGCAGACCGAGGCGCCGCTGCGCATGCTCATGAACAACCTCGACCCCGAGGTGGCCGAGCGCCCCGAAGACCTCATCGTCTACGGCGGCACCGGCAAGGCCGCTCGCAACTGGGAGTCGTTCGACGCGATCGTGCGCACGCTCGAGGGCCTCGAGGCCGACGAGACACTGCTCGTGCAGTCGGGCAAGCCCGTCGGCGTGTTCCGTACCCACGAGTGGGCGCCGCGCGTGCTGATCGCCAACTCGAACCTCGTGGGCGACTGGGCGACGTGGCCCGAGTTCCGCCGACTCGAGCAGTTGGGCCTCACGATGTACGGGCAGATGACCGCGGGCTCGTGGATCTACATCGGCACGCAGGGCATCCTCCAGGGCACGTACGAGACCTTCGGCGCCATCGCGCGCGCCTCGTTCGACGGCACGCTCGCCGGCACGCTCACCCTCACCGGCGGGTGCGGCGGCATGGGCGGCGCGCAGCCGCTCGCCGTCACGATGAACGAGGGCGTCGTGCTCATCGTCGACGTCGACGAGACCCGGCTCGCCCGGCGCGTCGAGCACGGCTATCTCGACGAGTACACGGCCGACCTCGACGACGCCGTCGAGCGGGTGCTCGCAGCGAAGGCGGCACGCACGCCGCTCAGCGTCGGCCTCGTCGGCAACGCGGCGACCGTGTTCCCCGAGCTGCTCGCACGCGGCGTCGCGATCGACATCGTCACCGACCAGACGAGCGCGCACGACCCGCTGTCGTACCTGCCCGAGGGCGTCTCGCTCGACGAGTGGCACGAGCTCGCTGCATCCGACCCCGAACGCTTCACCGAGCGGGCCCGTGCCAGCATGGCGAAGCAGGTCGAGGCGATGGTGGGCTTCAAGGACGCCGGCGCCGAGGTCTTCGACTACGGCAACTCGATCCGCCGCGAGGCCCAGCTCGGCGGGTACGACCGCGCGTTCGAGTTCCCGGGCTTCGTGCCCGCGTACATCCGTCCGCTCTTCGCCGAGGGCAAGGGGCCGTTCCGATGGGCGGCGCTCTCGGGCGACCCGGCTGACATCGCCGCGACCGACCGCGCCATCCTCGAGCTCTTCCCCGACGACGAGCACCTGCGGCGCTGGATCACCAAGGCCGGCGAGAAGGTGCACTTCGAGGGCCTGCCGGCCCGCATCTGCTGGCTCGGCTACCAGGAGCGGCACCTGGCTGGGCTGAAGTTCAACGAGATGGTCGCCTCGGGAGAGCTGAGCGCGCCGGTCGTGATCGGCCGCGACCACCTCGACTCCGGCTCGGTCGCCTCGCCCTACCGCGAGACGGAGGCGATGGCCGACGGCTCCGACGCGATCGCCGACTGGCCGCTGCTCAACGCGCTGCTCAACACGGCGTCGGGCGCGACGTGGGTGTCGATCCACCACGGCGGCGGCGTCGGCATCGGCCGCTCGATCCACGCCGGCCAGGTCATCGTCGCCGACGGCACGCCGCTCGCCGCCGAGAAGATCGCCCGCGTGCTCGTCAACGACCCCGGCACGGGCGTCATGCGGCACGTCGACGCCGGCTACGACCGTGCCGTCGAGGTCGCCCGCGAGCGCGGCCTGCGCGTCCCTATGCTCGAAGCATGA